The following proteins are co-located in the Urocitellus parryii isolate mUroPar1 chromosome 15, mUroPar1.hap1, whole genome shotgun sequence genome:
- the LOC113178228 gene encoding cocaine esterase-like has protein sequence MCLHRLPAWLIIVAYGLLMLLIQGQGQDSVSPIRITHTGQVRGSLVHVKETDAGVHTFLGIPFAKPPVGPLRFAAPEPPEPWSGVRDGTSHPAMCLQNADAMNTEALNLGSTNLPPVPMSEDCLYLSIYVPAHAREGSNLPVMVWIHGGALVMGSASEFDGSILAAIENVLVVTIQYRLGVLGFFSTGDQHATGNWGYLDQVAALRWVQQNIAYFGGNPDRVTIFGVSAGGTSVSSHVVSPMSQGLFHGAIMESGVALLPDLITSSSKDVSTMVANLSACGQVESEALVSCLRGKSEQEMLAITKPFKIIPAVVDGAFLPRHPQELLASADFQPVPSIIGVTNDEYGWIIPMLLGPPEIQKDIDRETAQAVLQRISTQSMKSSAECADLLMEEYMGDNEDPHTLRLQFQELMADFMFVMPALQVAHDQSSHAPVYFYEFQHPPSSIKNMRPPHVKADHGDEVVFVFGSYISGIIVELTEEEELLNRRMMKYWANFARNGNPNGEGLPHWPLFDQDQQYLQLDIQPAVGQALKAHRLQFWTKTLPQKIQELKGAEDKHTEL, from the exons ATGTGCCTGCATCGACTTCCTGCCTGGCTCATCATCGTGGCCTATGGGCTCCTGATGCTCCTCATCCAGGGCCAGG GCCAGGACTCAGTCAGCCCCATCCGGATCACCCACACCGGGCAGGTGCGGGGCAGTCTCGTCCATGTGAAGGAAACTGATGCGGGGGTCCACACCTTCCTGGGAATTCCCTTTGCCAAGCCACCTGTAGGACCACTGCGCTTTGCAGCCCCTGAGCCGCCTGAACCTTGGAGTGGTGTGAGGGATGGGACCTCTCACCCGGCCAT GTGTCTGCAAAATGCAGATGCAATGAATACAGAGGCTCTGAACCTAGGGAGTACAAACTTGCCTCCTGTCCCCATGTCAGAGGACTGCCTGTACCTCAGCATCTATGTGCCTGCACATGCCCGTGAGGGCTCTAACCTGCCT GTGATGGTTTGGATCCATGGTGGTGCCTTGGTGATGGGCTCGGCTTCCGAGTTTGATGGTTCTATTCTGGCAGCCATTGAAAATGTACTGGTGGTCACTATCCAGTACCGCCTGGGAGTTCTGGGCTTTTTCAG CACTGGAGACCAGCATGCCACTGGCAACTGGGGCTATCTGGACCAAGTGGCCGCCCTACGCTGGGTCCAGCAGAATATCGCCTACTTTGGAGGCAACCCTGATCGGGTCACTATTTTTGGCGTGTCTGCAGGTGGCACTAGTGTGTCCTCACATGTGGTGTCTCCAATGTCCCAAGGACTATTCCATGGTGCCATCATGGAGAGTGGGGTAGCCCTACTGCCTGACCTCATCACCAGCTCATCTAAAGATGTCTCCACA ATGGTGGCCAACCTGTCTGCCTGTGGGCAAGTAGAGTCAGAGGCCCTGGTGAGCTGCCTGCGGGGCAAGAGTGAACAGGAAATGCTGGCTATTACCAAG CCCTTCAAGATCATTCCTGCTGTGGTGGATGGGGCCTTCCTACCCAGGCACCCCCAGGAGCTTCTGGCTTCTGCTGATTTTCAACCTGTTCCAAGCATCATTGGTGTCACCAATGATGAGTATGGCTGGATCATTCCCATG CTCTTGGGCCCCCCTGAAATCCAGAAAGACATAGACAGAGAGACCGCGCAAGCTGTTCTACAGAGAATATCAACACAGAGT ATGAAGTCTAGTGCCGAATGTGCTGACCTATTGATGGAGGAGTACATGGGAGACAACGAGGACCCCCACACCCTCCGACTCCAGTTCCAGGAGTTGATGGCAGACTTCATGTTTGTGATGCCTGCACTCCAAGTAGCACATGATCAGA GTTCCCATGCTCCTGTCTACTTCTATGAGTTCCAGCATCCGCCCAGCAGCATTAAGAACATGAGGCCTCCACATGTGAAGGCTGACCATGGTGATGAGGTAGTCTTTGTCTTTGGATCCTACATCAGTGGCATCATAG TTGAGCtcactgaggaggaggagctgctgaaCAGGAGGATGATGAAGTACTGGGCCAACTTTGCTCGAAATGG GAACCCCAACGGAGAAGGCCTACCCCACTGGCCACTGTTCGACCAGGACCAGCAGTACCTGCAGCTGGACATCCAGCCTGCTGTGGGCCAGGCCCTGAAGGCACACAGGCTGCAGTTCTGGACCAAGACTCTGCCTCAGAAGATCCAGGAGCTAAAGGGGGCTGAGGACAAGCACACAGAGCTCTAG